In the Armatimonadota bacterium genome, CACCACCATCCGGTAGACGGGCTGGTGCTTGGCCCCCATGCGCATCAAGCGAATCTTGACCGCCATCGTCTCCCTCCTCGCGTCGCGTTGCCCCTCCCGGGCCGGCGTGCCGTCCGCAGCCGCGTCCCGGTGCTCTCAGCGGGGGGCGAACGGCCACCCGCGGCCGCGCCCCCGCTCCTCCATGTGTCGTAGCAGGCGACGGGTCTCCTCGAACTGTTTCAGCAACCGGTTGACGTCGTGCACCGTGGTGCCGCTGCCCCGCGCGATCCGCCGGCGGCGACTGCCGTCGATGATGGACGGATCGGCGCGCTCGGCCGGCGTCATCGACTGGATCATGGCCTCGACGCGCTTGAGCTGGCGTTCGTCGACCGTCAGGCCCGCGGTGCGCGCGCGGGCGAAGCCCGGGATCATCTCCAGCAGCTGGTCGAGGGGACCCATCTGGCGCACCTGCCGCAGCTGCTCGAGGAAGTCCTCAAGGGTGAACCGCGCGCGGCGCAGCTTGCGCTCGAGCTCGGCAGCGCGCTCCGCCGAGACCGCAGCTTCCGCCTTCTCGATCAGGGTGAGGACGTCGCCCATCCCCAGGATGCGTCCTGCCATGCGGTCGGGATGGAAGGGTTCCAGCGCGTCGAGCTTCTCGCCCACCCCCACGAACAGGATGGGCCGCCCCAGGGTGGCCACCACCGAGAGCGCGGCACCGCCCCGCGCGTCGCCGTCGAGCTTGGTCAGGATCACGCCGTCGATCGGGAGCCGGGCGGCGAAGCGCTCGGCCATAGTCACCGCATCCTGCCCGGCCATAGCATCGACCACCAGC is a window encoding:
- the ffh gene encoding signal recognition particle protein, coding for MFDGLQQRLGEIVRKLTGRGVLSAADVDAALRDVRLALLEADVNVKVVRDFTARLREAAVGQEVWKHLNAGQQVVKLVHTELTRLLGGGARDLRLAPPPPAVVLLVGLNGVGKTTSAAKLARWLRRRGRAPLLVATDLKRPAAIEQLRVVGAAASVPVFAQDGATDPVAVALAAVAHARTAGHDVVIVDSAGRQHADDALMAELAAMHAALHPRETLLVVDAMAGQDAVTMAERFAARLPIDGVILTKLDGDARGGAALSVVATLGRPILFVGVGEKLDALEPFHPDRMAGRILGMGDVLTLIEKAEAAVSAERAAELERKLRRARFTLEDFLEQLRQVRQMGPLDQLLEMIPGFARARTAGLTVDERQLKRVEAMIQSMTPAERADPSIIDGSRRRRIARGSGTTVHDVNRLLKQFEETRRLLRHMEERGRGRGWPFAPR